In Janthinobacterium lividum, the genomic stretch ACGCGTGAGAGCATCAGGGATTGCAAGAATCCACCGACCATTATCATGAATTGCGATGCCATGATCGGTAGTGAGATCGCTAGCGCCTCCCGCAGGCGGCCCTTGGGTTTTCTCATCGTATGATCTAAAACTCCTTCCACTGGCATCTTGAATATCCTTATAAAGTTTTGATCACGACACGATCCCGGTGGACTTGTATTCCGTCACGTATGGGCCATCTCTATTTCCAGCAAGAGTGGTTTTCGAGTTTCTCCATCCACTGCCAAGTGCTGGCGAAACATGTATGCCACGAGTTTTTTTGTTGTGACACAGATATTTGCGCCGAGATTAAAAAGTTGGTTGATATTGATAAATACTTATTCGATATGTTGCTGATATATCTGCATAAATTGATTGGCGAAAATAAAAAACTTCACTATCGGAAATTGGGCTGATTTATGGAATAGTGGAAATTTATCAGCGGATGGTCTTAATTTCCAAGTATGAATTGTTTGCCATGGTCAGGATGTTTTTTTGCGTATGGCTCTTTCCGAGGGACATTGCGATGTCGAAGTTGCGGAAGATTAACATAAAAATAGGATTTTAAGCCCTATTAAAAATGATAGGTAAGGCATGCTGAATGGAATCAGTTGGTGAGTGTTGCGGTAATTGTCTCCTCGGTTTGAGGGGCAGATTCGCGTCATATGAAGCGACGCTGCCGTTGAGTGATTGGTCCTGGCGCATTGCGATGGCATGCCATGGTTGGTGTACATCGCATCGGGTTCGCTTGGTGCATGTCCATCTGGCTTAGGAAGTTTTTATATGTTTTTTTACCTGATGTTTAAAATAGCAATATGAACTGAGGTGATTGTTTTTTTTCTGAAACTGAACGCTGCGACAAAGCTCTACAGTGTTTCGGGCTTGTGGTGGAGCGGCACCCAATTTAGGCTATCCCATCAAGCGTAGCGAGTGATTGTTCGACATCCATGCGGCAAGCTACCACGAGGCGCCCCTCTATTCGCCGAGAAGAGCCCTCTCTGGTTACGCTGGCACCATACTGGCGAAACAATCGCTCTATACTGGCAAAGGTCACTCCAATCAATTGTTCTGCGCCCAGCTCGCGGGCGCAAACAAGCGTAGCCGTCAGTAAGGCTGCACCGACTGTTTGCTCGTTGCAGCTTGCCGCAAAGCGCGACAATTCCCAGGTAGTCCGGTTGACTGGGAGAGTGTTGTTGCAGAGGCTGGAAAAATGACGCTGTAAAAGGTAAGGAGCAGTTGTAGGCAGTAAGCGCGCGCATCCTCGGACTTGGCGATGAGCATTGGTAAGCAGAATATAAACAGTATCGTCACGATCAAATTCATCCGACTCTAATTCTTGCGATGCCCCTGGAATCTCCCACCCTAATTTCTGGATAAATGTTTCGTGCCGATAGCGCAACATAGATTTACGCAAATCCGGCGGGATAGACTTTCCGTTATAGATGTGTTTTTTCATGAAGGGAAGAATGAGTAAGGTGGGGTGAATGGCTCTGTCTCGTTGTGGACTAAAAAGTCGAAAATCCCATCGAAGATAACTGCGCCCTCAAGCGGAACAGCTTTTCCCTGGATGCACAAAAAATGGTTGGCGACGGATATTCCAACGACGCTGTCGAGCGCGAACTCGCTCATGTGGATCTTGCATATCAGTTCGATGTTTGCGAGCACCTGCGCAGAGCAAGATTTCGACGTTGAATATCAGACCAGTCATCCGGTTGATAGCACAATGGCCCGTTCGAAAATGTGGCTGAGAATTATTTTGACTTGACGCGCTGCATGCGCTACATCCCGATCGGCGTTGAGCGCATTTTCGGCCGCCCTAGTGTTATTGCTCTTGTGCATTGCGACCTTGTTCCGATCCTTATTTCTTACCATGACCTTGTCGAATGTGCGCTTTGCTGTCAGTCGATAGGCTCTTTTCTCGCTTAGCAGCGGCGCGATAGAGAGATCTCCAGATACACTTGATCTTGGGGGAGGGCTCACTTGGTGGAGTATCTTCTATCGAAACGGAAGCAGCTCTCACGAGCGACCTCATTTCGCGTATGTATACGAGTTGCCACCAACTTGACGTTCGTGTTGGCAGGCCATTTTTCGATGAGTTGCAGAAGACGACTAACCCACCAGTTGAGCGATGAATGGTCGATCGACACGCTTTATTCCTACATCATCTTATCGAGATGCGGGTAGCTCTGCGGATGTGCTGCATGCCAAGATGTGCAGAGCAGAATTATATTGATCGTGAAATGCCTTCTTCGAAGTTGGGCATGTCGATTTGTGCTGTGTTCGGGCATCGCAGTTTACCTGTTCGCTAATATGATAGAGTCGAATGAAAGAGGGTAGTCAGTGGTGGAGATCAGTTAATAAGTCCCAGTCTGAGTGCTTTTACGGCTGCCTGCACTTTATTGCTTACATTTAGTTTATTTAAAACATTGTTAATGTGGAAATTCACGGTGGGTGCTGATATATTAACGATGCGGCTTATTTCATAAGAGGTTTTTCCATCGCAGGTCCAGCATAGTATTTCGATTTCACGTGCGGTTAAGCGAATATCTTCATTTTTCTCAGCATTATCATCAAGAAAACGACCAATCAAAACGTGGGTTACTGATGATAGCCAGGAGAATCGTTCCGAACACGCAGCCAGTTCCATGGCAGAAATCGGGTCTTTGCTTCTGGCCATTGATAATAAGCCATAGCTACCATGCTCCGACCA encodes the following:
- a CDS encoding acyl-homoserine-lactone synthase, yielding MKKHIYNGKSIPPDLRKSMLRYRHETFIQKLGWEIPGASQELESDEFDRDDTVYILLTNAHRQVRGCARLLPTTAPYLLQRHFSSLCNNTLPVNRTTWELSRFAASCNEQTVGAALLTATLVCARELGAEQLIGVTFASIERLFRQYGASVTREGSSRRIEGRLVVACRMDVEQSLATLDGIA
- a CDS encoding autoinducer binding domain-containing protein gives rise to the protein MHLLHDKIYSSLSSATNIDEFFGVLCCYTLAMGFEYCCYGLRMPLPVSNRPVHISNSYPVGWMEHYKNNGYINIDPLVKRGARTLVPLIWSPDLFCDAKDMWDCAQSFGLRHGVSHSTWSEHGSYGLLSMARSKDPISAMELAACSERFSWLSSVTHVLIGRFLDDNAEKNEDIRLTAREIEILCWTCDGKTSYEISRIVNISAPTVNFHINNVLNKLNVSNKVQAAVKALRLGLIN